In a single window of the Mustela nigripes isolate SB6536 chromosome 17, MUSNIG.SB6536, whole genome shotgun sequence genome:
- the NANOS2 gene encoding nanos homolog 2, with product MQLPPFDMWKDYFNLSQVLLALIQSGGQRPEAQGNGDPRPGPSLGPEQGVGGPGAGRGLATLCNFCKHNGESRHVYSSHQLKTPEGVVVCPILRHYVCPLCGATGGQAHTLKYCPLNGGQQSLYRRSGRNSAGRKVKR from the coding sequence ATGCAGCTGCCGCCCTTTGACATGTGGAAGGACTACTTCAACCTGAGCCAGGTGCTTTTGGCCCTGATCCAGAGTGGGGGGCAAAGGCCCGAGGCCCAGGGGAATGGGGACCCGAGGCCCGGGCCTTCTCTGGGGCCGGAGCAGGGCGTGGGAGGGCCAGGGGCCGGCAGAGGCCTGGCCACCCTGTGTAATTTCTGCAAGCACAACGGGGAATCGCGGCACGTCTACTCCTCACACCAGCTGAAGACCCCAGAGGGCGTGGTGGTGTGCCCTATCCTGCGGCATTATGTGTGTCCTCTGTGTGGGGCCACCGGGGGCCAGGCCCACACGCTCAAGTACTGTCCACTCAACGGCGGCCAGCAGTCTCTCTACCGCCGCAGCGGGCGCAATTCGGCCGGCCGCAAGGTCAAGCGCTGA